The Metarhizium brunneum chromosome 3, complete sequence DNA window TAACCAGCTGAAGGATGGGTTGTCAACAGTTGAGTCCGTCAGGATATTACCCGATCCATGAAGATAGCAGTGGAAGATTTTGAGGCCATCTGGATCAAAGTCTGTCAAAACAAAGATGGGTATGTCAGGCTGCTGCCTCCCCAACAAGTGCAGAAACGACCGGGTAATCATGTCTGGATACCCTTTGGCCTACGACAATTAGTCATTTCCAATTTTGGACTGTTGGCGGTGTGTTGGGTCAGGCACTGACTGTTACTAGCAGTCCATTGCCACTGGTAGACGTTTCCCAGTAGAGCGTCGATGCGAGGGATCTGAACGTTGCCTAATTGCAGTCAGTGTCTTGGGCGTAGAATGGGGATTTTATAAGTCATGACATACATCCTTTTCAATGACAAGAACCCACCGAAGTGACCCAACATCAATACTCTGAATAGATCGGGAAGTTGGAATTACAACACCCTGTCGCTGTTAGAGCAAGGCGAACCGACGCTGAGGATAAAAGTACCGTGTCGCTTGATGATGCATCTAATTCGCCACCATCGATCAGGCGGATCCTCAGCGGTcctgccatgatgcccttGGCTGAAGCGACCTGCTACAGTTTCAGTCTCCCTGTGTGCAGTGATTTGCCCGTACTAACAATATTCAAGTCATCACGGTCTAGTTCGAGTGTCGTGGCTACATCATCGACTAACTCGTCGACCACCCGCTGCGTTCCAAACAGCTCCTGATGTTGATAGAAGATGTTGCTTGTTATTCGGCATTAGCATTTACGCAATGGCTTTGTAGTTTCGGCACGAACCGCTTGGTCAGTACTGTGCCTGAAACGAGGGCATCATGGGATAACTGCAGAATCAAGAGGACACGAGCTAGCAAGGATGAGTCGTGAGCCAACCACATTTTATTTCAGAGAGTTTGGATACCAAATCGCTGTGCTTCCTGAGCTGAGCGACCAGGGAACTGGATCTGCCTCAGAGCCACATGGCTTTGACGACGGCGTAGACTTCTGCGAGACGCGAGTGCAATACTCATTGGTTCATTATGGAGCAGGTTGTTAATGGCGGACTCGAAAATGCTTTCAATCCGTGATATCGCCGCGCCGGCATAATTCAAATGCTCCGTCGGGATGGAGCCAACGTGGCTCGCTTGGTGACCGTTGGATGTCATCGAAGGTGCATACGCAACCGGCACGCAGCCGTCTTGCAGGCAGGTAGAAACGGTAAAGATCAACTTGATGTTGCCTGTGCTTGTTCCAAGATGGGACGGAATGCGAACTGCGCCTCTGAAAAGTGGCCTGATTTTCGTCATCTGCTGGTGCGGATTAAGAATTAGCTTTCAGATGTCGCAAGTTGCAACAAGACAAGGGGCAGTCGCGATGGCGCTTTATAGCGGCAGCACGGGAGGCGGAACCCCAGGAAGCCGCGACGGCCCCGCACATTAATTTACAACGTACTACCAAGGCAGCCATCGGTGCTT harbors:
- the rec12 gene encoding Meiotic recombination protein rec12 produces the protein MTSNGHQASHVGSIPTEHLNYAGAAISRIESIFESAINNLLHNEPMSIALASRRSLRRRQSHVALRQIQFPGRSAQEAQRFARVLLILQLSHDALVSGTVLTKRNIFYQHQELFGTQRVVDELVDDVATTLELDRDDLNIVASAKGIMAGPLRIRLIDGGELDASSSDTGVVIPTSRSIQSIDVGSLRWVLVIEKDATFRSLASTLYWETSTSGNGLLVTAKGYPDMITRSFLHLLGRQQPDIPIFVLTDFDPDGLKIFHCYLHGSGNILTDSTVDNPSFSWLGIRSSHLAAMDRVLQTSNSGSSQPPPTSSSTPALTSFTAQSAAVALTLRDRKMIVDTLKAFETEDGVTIGSLRRELQYMQVLGYKAEIQLLDDSGNLDSWLDTQIQIEMNTW